The following coding sequences are from one Melanotaenia boesemani isolate fMelBoe1 chromosome 17, fMelBoe1.pri, whole genome shotgun sequence window:
- the rpz2 gene encoding rapunzel 2 has product MADATQIKKTAAKVLCCVEKVSSFASSIDPIFGIVSSLVGVARKGLMEEEGHALDKDFQAINNKLEIISQKNQLCLKKIRIDEVNETYGKYEEYIKHQYNAFNYMVSMVKKDPDNCQRYMDTFEKTYERDKSDMSLDVYYRGVMGIKTQFGRPLLKVYLDNCDGDREIMEHHCSHIAHLFHMGLISLMGYTAVTEDDEDEVREKWASRVEDIQEKMQEVLRQCKDKSS; this is encoded by the coding sequence ATGGCTGATGCTACACAAATCAAGAAAACAGCAGCTAAAGTGTTGTGCTGCGTGGAGAAGGTTTCCTCCTTCGCCTCCTCCATTGATCCCATCTTTGGCATTGTATCCTCCCTTGTTGGAGTAGCTCGCAAGGGACTAATGGAAGAGGAGGGCCATGCTCTGGACAAGGACTTCCAGGCAATCAACAACAAATTGGAAATTATCTCTCAAAAGAACCAACTATGCCTGAAGAAGATCCGCATTGATGAAGTGAACGAAACATATGGCAAGTATGAAGAGTATATAAAGCACCAATATAATGCTTTCAACTACATGGTGTCAATGGTGAAGAAAGATCCAGACAATTGCCAGCGCTACATGGACACCTTTGAGAAGACTTATGAAAGAGACAAGTCCGACATGAGCCTGGATGTGTACTACCGTGGTGTGATGGGCATAAAAACGCAGTTTGGAAGACCTCTGTTGAAGGTGTATCTGGACAACTGCGATGGTGACCGTGAAATCATGGAGCATCACTGTTCTCACATCGCCCATTTGTTCCACATGGGCCTCATTTCCCTCATGGGCTACACAGCCGTtactgaggatgatgaagatgaggtgCGGGAGAAGTGGGCCAGCAGGGTGGAAGACATCCAGGAGAAGATGCAGGAGGTGCTCCGTCAGTGCAAAGACAAATCATCTTAA
- the LOC121656946 gene encoding 1-phosphatidylinositol phosphodiesterase-like translates to MRSYIKQTPMKMHKLLAELMILLGIIELSCSAVQRPDYDDTSNPEFLNPSWMSSIPDNQPLSAVTMPGTHNTMALYGGVYAECQSWSLASQLRAGIRFLDVRVRQVNGNLTIHHGVSYQRAHFGHVLEGVADFLREYPTETVLMRVKEEFSETNDIYGAVVDYIHRYAHWDLLWHSRLVPTMGMARGKLIILQDFSGPDLGMRYGSLDIADDWKVPTLLHLDEKWESVYNHLEASPSGNMAQIFLTYSSGAGLFAHPRSVAQLINPQLYDYLQGKTDLNQRFGIICMDFPASPIIRMIIDFQLKKVQNKGNLFNLFFQKGNTGWTQKVSSENSKTKNCTDKA, encoded by the exons atgaggAGCTACATCAAACAAACACCAATGAAAATGCACAAGTTGTTAGCAGAACTGATGATCCTGCTGGG AATTATTGAATTGAGCTGCAGTGCAGTTCAGAGGCCTGACTATGATGACACATCAAACCCGGAGTTTCTCAACCCATCGTGGATGTCCAGTATCCCTGATAACCAGCCCCTGTCTGCAGTCACCATGCCAGGGACCCACAACACCATGGCCTTGTATGGTGGGGTGTATGCCGAGTGTCAGAGCTGGAGCCTAGCCAGCCAGCTCCGTGCTGGCATTCGTTTCCTGGATGTTCGTGTGCGTCAAGTCAATGGGAACCTCACCATCCACCACGGGGTGTCCTACCAGCGTGCGCACTTTGGCCATGTACTGGAGGGTGTGGCTGACTTCTTGCGTGAGTATCCAACTGAGACAGTACTGATGCGTGTAAAAGAAGAGTTCAGTGAGACAAATGACATCTATGGTGCCGTGGTCGACTACATCCATCGCTACGCTCACTGGGATCTGCTGTGGCACAGCAGACTGGTGCCAACCATGGGTATGGCCAGAGGGAAACTCATTATCCTGCAAGATTTTTCTGGGCCAGACTTGGGGATGCGCTATGGCTCCCTGGACATAGCAGATGACTGGAAG GTGCCCACACTTCTTCATTTGGATGAGAAATGGGAGAGTGTCTATAACCACCTGGAGGCATCGCCCTCAGGAAACATGGCACAGATTTTTCTCACCTACAGCAGTGGAGCTGGTTTGTTTGCCCATCCACGAAGCGTTGCGCAGCTTATCAACCCCCAGCTGTACGACTATCTGCAAGGCAAGACGGACTTGAACCAGCGCTTTGGAATCATATGCATGGACTTCCCTGCGTCTCCTATTATTCGAATGATCATTGACTTCCAGCTgaaaaaagttcaaaacaaaggaaatttatttaacttatttttccaAAAGGGAAATACAGGATGGACACAAAAAGTTTCTTCAGAGAACAGTAAGACCAAAAACTGTACTGATAAAGCCTGA
- the krit1 gene encoding krev interaction trapped protein 1 gives MGNEDSLEDVFVAVIRPKNLVSLSSKEYRTKSYEILLKEVPVEGKEKKRKKVLLATKLKAGDKSKSILDFVDEITRPISNSQSFIGKRVVHMKKFALEGDNEGKEASLFVVPVSVKDNSKPIHNPGSPSFYCFQDIMRVCSETSTHFCSITAKMLLALDKWLAEQHTVPHAIPALFRPAPVDRVKTNVSNPAYSSEGKLSDEGLHMGYTALEIKSKMMSLEKADMCILNPLYGSDLQYTNRVDKVIINPYFGLGAPDYSKIQIPKREKWQHGPNCVTEDKEHQWVEDFPLHRSACEGDTELLSKLLDSGFSVKQLDSDHWAPIHYACWHGKVEATKLLLEKGHCNPNLLNGQLSSPLHFAARGGHAEIVQLLLQHPEIDRHIEDQQKRSPLQVCEENKQNEWEESVKLLQQASSKPYEKVRIYRMDGSYRSVELKHGNNTTVQHIMEGMRLSQDTQQYFTIWICSENLHLQLKPYHKPLQHLRIWTEIVTDLTVLDPQRETPQLFLRRDVRLPLEIEKKVDDPLAILILFDEARHCLLKGFFPAPDSKLITLASLLLQIIYGNYESKKHKQGFLNEENLKSIVPISKVKSKAYHWTNRILHEYKALSTSEGVSKEMHHLQRLFLQNCWDIPTYGAAFFTGQVYTKASASNHKVIRVYVGVNTKGLHLMNMETKVLLISLEYGTFMWQLGHADQYFQIHSGDNKMNFIVHTKQAGLIVKLLMKLSGHMTPNDKSVTDKYAYG, from the exons ATGGGAAACGAGGACAGCCTTGAAGATGTGTTTGTTGCTGTCATTCGTCCAAAGAATCTAGTCAGCCTGAGCTCGAAGGAATACAGAACTAAATCTTATGAG ATCCTGTTGAAAGAAGTACCTGTGGAGGggaaggagaagaaaagaaaaaaagtacttCTGGCAACAAAGCTCAAAGCAGGAGACAAATCCAAATCCATATTGGATTTTGTTGATGAAATAACGAGACCAATCTCCAATAGCCAGAGCTTCATTG GAAAGCGTGTGGTGCACATGAAGAAATTTGCCCTTGAAGGTGACAATGAAGGAAAAGAAGCTTCTCTTTTTGTTGTGCCAGTCAGTGTTAAAG ACAACAGCAAGCCCATCCACAACCCTGGGAGCCccagcttttactgctttcaGGACATCATGCGTGTGTGCAGTGAAACAAGCACTCACTTCTGTTCCATCACTGCGAAGATGCTTCTGGCCTTAGACAA ATGGTTAGCAGAGCAGCACACTGTACCTCACGCCATCCCTGCTCTGTTCAGGCCCGCACCTGTAGACCGGGTGAAAACCAACGTAAGCAACCCAGCCTATAGCAGCGAGGGCAAATTGAGTGATGAGGGTCTACACATGGGCTACACAGCTCTGGAGATCAAGAGCAAGATGATGTCCTTGGAGAAGGCAGACATGTGTATCCTGAATCCACTTTACGGCTCAGATCTGCAGTATACCAACAGG gtAGATAAAGTTATCATCAACCCATACTTTGGGCTTGGAGCACCAGACTATTCTAAAATCCAGATCcccaagagagagaaatggcaACATGGCCCCAACTGTGTCACAGAAGACAA GGAACACCAGTGGGTAGAGGACTTCCCTCTCCACCGGAGTGCCTGTGAAGGAGACACAGAACTGCTCTCTAAGCTTCTTGACAGTGGTTTCTCAGTCAAACAACTGGACAGCGATCACTGGGCTCCCATACACTATGCATGCTG GCATGGTAAAGTTGAGGCAACCAAGTTGTTGCTTGAGAAAGGACACTGTAATCCAAACCTGCTGAACGGCCAGCTCAGCTCCCCTCTACACTTTGCAGCAAGAGGAGGCCATGCAGAGATTGTGcagctcctgctgcagcacccTGAGATTGACCGG CACATCGAGGATCAGCAGAAGAGATCACCGCTGCAGGTGTGTGAGGAGAACAAACAGAACGAATGGGAGGAAAGTGTGAAACTTCTGCAGCAAGCCAGCAGTAAACCG TATGAGAAGGTGCGTATCTATCGCATGGACGGCTCCTATCGTTCTGTAGAGCtaaaacatggaaacaatacGACTGTCCAGCACATAATGGAGGGCATGCGGCTTTCTCAGGACACACAGCAGTACTTCACCATCTGGATCTGCTCAGAGAACCTCC ATCTGCAGTTGAAGCCCTACCACAAGCCCTTGCAGCACCTACGGATTTGGACAGAGATTGTGACAGACTTGACGGTGCTGGATCCTCAAAGAGAGACACCTCAGCTCTTCCTTCGTAGGGACGTCCGGTTGCCTCTTGAAATTGAGAAAAAG GTGGATGATCCCCTGgccatcctcatcctcttcgATGAAGCTCGTCACTGCCTTCTGAAAGGTTTCTTTCCAGCGCCAGACAGCAAGCTGATCACGCTGGCCAGCCTCCTCTTGCAGATCATCTATGGCAATTATGAGAGCAAGAAGCACAAACAAGGCTTCCTCAA TGAAGAAAACCTGAAATCCATTGTACCAATATCAAAGGTGAAAAGCAAGGCATATCATTGGACCAACAGGATCCTTCATGAATACAAA GCCCTGAGCACCAGCGAGGGAGTAAGCAAAGAGATGCACCACCTACAGAGACTCTTCTTGCAGAACTGCTGGGATATCCCAACCTATGGAGCAGCTTTCTTCACAGGCCAGGTTTACACCAAGGCCAGTGCTAGCAACCACAAAGTCATCCGTGTGTACGTTGGAGTCAACACGAAGGGACTACACCTCATGAACATGGAGACCAAG GTCCTTCTTATCAGTTTAGAGTATGGCACATTCATGTGGCAGCTTGGACACGCTGACCAGTATTTTCAAATACACAGTGGTGACAACAAAATGAACTTCATTGTGCACACAAAACAG GCTGGCCTTATTGTGAAGCTTTTAATGAAACTCAGTGGACATATGACCCCAAATGATAAAAGTGTTACAGATAAATATGCCTATGGCTAA
- the LOC121657122 gene encoding transmembrane protein 272-like — MDVRPQNAVLFATTVVVNIIWWMLMMAAIGLGAAHLNYCPVQPYIPIYLIVFGANNIISLTVTYNCSTNKDSAIHILGSVCMAILHIFSFAWLIAGTCWVYSVYPPNYEKDLYCDKTTYQFAFVITTLLWVTISLVFICGCCFGLITCCTTIAAGRRLLPNRNSFYGAISNFQGSAAGDV, encoded by the exons ATGGATGTCAGACCTCAAAATGCTGTGCTGTTTGCAACAACTG TTGTGGTGAACATTATTTGGTGGATGCTAATGATGGCAGCTATTGGACTGG GGGCCGCACATCTTAACTACTGTCCTGTGCAACCTTACATCCCCATTTACCTGATCGTTTTTGGAGCAAACAACATCATCTCTCTAACTGTAACTTACAACTGCAGCACCAACAAGGACAGCGCCATCCACATCCTGGGTTCGGTCTGCATGGCCATCCTGCATATCTTCAGCTTTGCCTGGTTAATCGCAG GCACCTGCTGGGTTTATTCTGTCTATCCTCCAAACTACGAAAAAGATCTGTACTGCGACAAGACAACCTACCAGTTTGCCTTTGTTATCACCACATTGCTGTGGGTCACAATAAGTCTTGTGTTTATCTGCGGCTGTTGCTTTGGTCTCATCACCTGCTGTACAACTATAGCTGCAGGACGTCGCTTGTTACCCAATCGAAATAGCTTCTATGGTGCAATAAGTAATTTTCAGGGGTCAGCTGCTGGGGATGTATGA